A genomic region of Roseateles amylovorans contains the following coding sequences:
- a CDS encoding ribonucleotide-diphosphate reductase subunit beta, translating into MLVWEEDRKPTSSALNAGASINAATASVAREGVATAAASATAADPSAQAPSARRVNVADKRIINGQTDVNQLVPFKYKWAWEKYLATCANHWMPQEVNMSRDIALWKDPNGLTEDERRVIKRNLGFFVTADSLAANNIVLGTYRHITAPEARQFLLRQAFEEAIHTHAYQYIVESLGLDESEIFNAYHEVKSIRDKDEFLIPFIDAIMDPNFVTGTPENDQTLLKSLIVFACLMEGLFFYVGFTQILALGRQNKMTGAAEQYQYILRDESMHCNFGIDLINQIKLENPHLWTPEFRVEIKDLFQQAVELEYRYAEDTMPRGVLGLNAAMFKGYLRYIANRRATQIGLEALFPNEENPFPWMSEMIDLKKERNFFETRVIEYQSGGALSWD; encoded by the coding sequence ATGTTGGTTTGGGAAGAAGACCGTAAACCCACGAGCAGCGCGCTGAATGCCGGCGCATCGATCAACGCAGCGACCGCATCGGTTGCGCGTGAAGGCGTCGCCACCGCTGCCGCATCCGCCACTGCCGCTGACCCCAGCGCGCAAGCACCGAGCGCGCGTCGTGTGAACGTCGCGGACAAACGCATCATCAACGGCCAGACCGACGTCAACCAGCTCGTCCCCTTCAAGTACAAGTGGGCCTGGGAAAAGTATCTGGCCACCTGCGCGAATCACTGGATGCCGCAGGAAGTGAACATGTCCCGCGACATCGCGCTGTGGAAGGACCCGAACGGTCTGACCGAGGATGAGCGCCGCGTCATCAAGCGCAACCTCGGCTTCTTCGTCACCGCGGATTCGCTGGCGGCCAACAACATCGTGCTGGGCACCTACCGCCACATCACCGCGCCCGAAGCCCGCCAGTTCCTGCTGCGCCAGGCTTTCGAAGAAGCGATCCACACCCACGCCTACCAATACATCGTCGAGTCGCTGGGTTTGGACGAGAGCGAAATCTTCAACGCCTATCACGAGGTGAAGTCGATCCGCGACAAGGACGAATTCCTGATCCCGTTCATCGACGCGATCATGGACCCCAACTTCGTCACGGGCACGCCGGAGAACGACCAGACGCTGCTGAAGTCGCTGATCGTCTTCGCCTGCCTGATGGAAGGTTTGTTCTTCTACGTCGGCTTCACCCAGATCCTGGCGCTGGGTCGTCAGAACAAGATGACCGGCGCGGCCGAGCAGTACCAGTACATCCTGCGCGACGAGTCGATGCACTGCAATTTCGGCATCGACCTGATCAACCAGATCAAGCTGGAGAATCCTCATCTCTGGACGCCGGAATTCCGCGTCGAGATCAAGGACCTGTTCCAGCAAGCGGTCGAACTCGAATATCGCTATGCCGAAGACACCATGCCGCGCGGCGTGCTGGGTCTGAATGCGGCGATGTTCAAGGGCTATCTGCGTTACATCGCGAACCGTCGCGCCACCCAGATCGGTCTGGAGGCGCTGTTCCCGAACGAAGAGAACCCCTTCCCCTGGATGAGCGAAATGATCGACTTGAAGAAGGAACGCAACTTCTTCGAGACGCGAGTCATCGAATACCAATCGGGCGGCGCCCTGTCCTGGGATTGA
- a CDS encoding ribonucleoside-diphosphate reductase subunit alpha — translation MQTVAVTPTAEAGLAQAHRESAAPVSGSYPSHQIIRRNGAVVHFEPSKVAVAMMKAFLAVHGTSGAASASVRETVDALTDSVVRALLRSRPGGGTFHIEDVQDHVELALMRGGHHEVARAYVLYRERRAQERHRQGEVEQAAVLESGISVIENGVRVPLDLAKLSALIVSSCEGLGADVKPDPILSETKRNLYDGVPIDEVYKAAILAARTLIEKDPGYTRATARLLMHTIRREILGEEVTQADMVTRYAEYFPGFIKKGVQAELLDEKLQQYDLARLGAALKADRDFQFDYLGLQTLFDRYFLHVDGTRIELPQAFFMRVAMGLALNEIDREARAIEFYEVLSSFDFMSSTPTLFNAGTRRSQLSSCYLTTVADDLDGIYEALKENALLSKFAGGLGNDWTPVRALGSHIKGTNGKSQGVVPFLKVVNDTAVAVNQGGKRKGAVCAYLETWHLDIEEFLELRKNTGDDRRRTHDMNTANWIPDLFMRRVIDGGDWTLFSPSTCPDLHDLFGKPFEVAYTAYEAKADRGEIKLYKRMPARDLWRKMLTMLFETGHPWITFKDACNVRSPQQHVGVVHSSNLCTEITLNTNDNEIAVCNLGSVNLSRHLKDGAIDQEKLKKTVSTAMRMLDNVIDINYYAVKKARDSNLRHRPVGLGIMGFQDALYQLRVPYASDAAVQFADRSMEAVCYHAYWASTDLAAERGRYSSYRGSLWDRGILPIDSLDLLAEARGGYVDVDRSSTLDWDSLRAKIARDGMRNSNCVAIAPTATISNIIGVDASIEPCFGNLSVKSNLSGEFTVVNECLVRDLKALGLWDDVMVMDLKHFDGSLRRIDRVPEELKQLYATAFEIDPVWLVEAAARRQKWIDQAQSLNIYMAGASGKRLDETYKLAWQRGLKTTYYLRTMGATHAEKSTVQNAGQLNSVSSSAGGSYQAAAAPIAAAAAADVAVNDDTPATDVKFCAIDDPGCEACQ, via the coding sequence ATGCAGACAGTCGCCGTCACACCGACCGCTGAAGCGGGCTTGGCTCAGGCTCATCGCGAGTCCGCCGCTCCCGTTTCGGGCAGCTATCCGTCGCACCAGATCATTCGCCGCAATGGCGCGGTGGTGCACTTCGAGCCCAGCAAGGTCGCCGTGGCGATGATGAAAGCCTTCCTCGCGGTGCACGGCACCAGCGGCGCGGCCTCGGCCAGCGTGCGGGAGACGGTGGATGCCCTGACCGACTCGGTGGTGCGTGCGCTGCTGCGCTCGCGTCCGGGTGGCGGCACCTTCCACATCGAGGACGTGCAAGACCATGTCGAGCTGGCGCTGATGCGCGGCGGTCACCATGAAGTGGCGCGCGCCTATGTGCTGTACCGCGAGCGTCGGGCACAGGAGCGCCATCGCCAGGGCGAGGTGGAGCAGGCGGCGGTGCTGGAGTCCGGCATCTCGGTGATCGAGAACGGCGTGCGCGTGCCGCTGGACCTGGCCAAGTTGTCGGCCCTGATCGTCTCCAGCTGCGAAGGCCTGGGCGCCGACGTCAAGCCGGACCCGATCCTGTCCGAGACCAAGCGCAACCTGTATGACGGCGTGCCGATCGACGAGGTCTACAAGGCCGCCATCCTGGCCGCCCGCACGCTGATCGAAAAGGATCCCGGCTACACCCGCGCCACCGCTCGCCTGCTGATGCACACCATCCGCCGCGAGATCCTGGGCGAAGAAGTCACCCAGGCCGACATGGTCACGCGTTATGCCGAGTACTTCCCCGGCTTCATCAAGAAGGGTGTGCAGGCTGAGCTGCTGGACGAAAAGCTGCAGCAGTACGACCTGGCCCGCCTGGGCGCCGCCCTGAAGGCCGACCGCGACTTCCAGTTCGACTACCTCGGCCTGCAGACCCTGTTCGACCGCTACTTCCTGCATGTGGACGGCACCCGCATCGAGCTGCCGCAAGCCTTCTTCATGCGCGTGGCCATGGGCCTGGCGCTGAACGAGATCGACCGCGAAGCCCGCGCGATCGAGTTCTACGAAGTCCTGTCGAGCTTCGACTTCATGAGCTCCACCCCGACCCTTTTCAACGCCGGGACCCGCCGTTCGCAGCTGTCGAGCTGCTACCTGACGACGGTGGCCGACGACCTGGACGGTATTTATGAAGCGCTGAAGGAAAACGCGCTGCTGTCGAAGTTCGCCGGCGGCCTGGGCAATGACTGGACCCCTGTCCGCGCGCTGGGCTCGCACATCAAGGGCACCAACGGCAAGAGCCAGGGTGTGGTGCCTTTCCTGAAGGTGGTCAACGACACCGCCGTCGCGGTGAACCAGGGCGGCAAGCGCAAGGGCGCCGTCTGCGCCTATCTGGAAACGTGGCACCTGGACATCGAAGAGTTCCTGGAGCTGCGCAAGAACACCGGTGACGACCGTCGCCGCACCCACGACATGAACACGGCGAACTGGATTCCCGACCTGTTCATGCGCCGAGTGATCGACGGTGGCGACTGGACCCTGTTCAGCCCGTCCACCTGCCCGGACCTGCACGACCTGTTCGGCAAGCCGTTCGAAGTGGCCTACACCGCCTACGAGGCCAAGGCCGACCGCGGCGAAATCAAGCTCTACAAGCGCATGCCGGCCCGCGACCTGTGGCGCAAGATGCTGACCATGCTGTTCGAGACCGGCCATCCCTGGATCACGTTCAAGGACGCCTGCAATGTGCGTTCGCCGCAGCAGCATGTGGGCGTGGTGCACTCGTCCAACCTGTGCACCGAGATCACGCTCAACACCAACGACAACGAAATCGCGGTCTGCAACCTGGGCTCGGTGAACCTGTCGCGCCATCTGAAGGACGGCGCCATCGACCAGGAGAAGCTGAAGAAGACGGTGTCGACGGCGATGCGCATGCTCGACAACGTCATCGACATCAACTACTACGCCGTCAAGAAGGCCCGTGACTCCAACCTGCGCCACCGTCCGGTCGGCCTGGGCATCATGGGCTTCCAGGACGCGCTGTACCAGCTGCGGGTGCCGTACGCCTCCGACGCGGCGGTCCAATTCGCCGACCGTTCGATGGAAGCGGTCTGCTACCACGCCTACTGGGCCTCGACCGACCTGGCCGCCGAGCGCGGACGCTACAGCAGCTATCGTGGCTCGCTGTGGGACCGCGGCATCCTGCCGATCGACTCCCTGGACCTGCTGGCCGAAGCCCGCGGTGGTTATGTGGATGTGGACCGCTCGTCGACGCTGGACTGGGATTCGCTGCGCGCCAAGATCGCCCGCGACGGCATGCGCAACAGCAACTGCGTGGCCATCGCGCCGACCGCGACCATCTCCAACATCATCGGCGTGGATGCCTCGATCGAACCCTGCTTCGGCAACCTGTCGGTCAAGTCCAACCTGTCGGGCGAGTTCACCGTGGTGAATGAATGCCTGGTCCGCGACCTGAAGGCGCTGGGCCTGTGGGACGACGTGATGGTCATGGACCTGAAGCACTTCGACGGCTCGCTGCGCCGCATCGACCGGGTGCCCGAAGAGCTCAAGCAGCTCTATGCGACTGCCTTCGAGATCGATCCGGTCTGGCTGGTGGAAGCCGCGGCCCGTCGCCAGAAGTGGATCGACCAGGCCCAGAGCCTGAACATCTACATGGCCGGTGCCTCGGGCAAGCGCCTGGACGAGACCTACAAGCTGGCGTGGCAGCGTGGCCTGAAGACCACCTACTACCTCCGCACGATGGGTGCGACGCATGCCGAGAAGAGCACGGTGCAGAACGCCGGTCAGCTCAACTCGGTGAGCAGCTCCGCGGGTGGCAGCTACCAGGCCGCCGCCGCGCCGATCGCGGCTGCCGCAGCCGCCGACGTGGCGGTGAACGACGACACGCCGGCCACCGATGTGAAGTTCTGCGCCATCGACGACCCGGGCTGCGAAGCCTGCCAGTGA
- a CDS encoding cytochrome C assembly family protein, whose product MFLAVLSVAGALAYAAAAAWAHQRPRTWRLVLVLAWCLHLAALVVDIAGIGSPSGFDGHAARFGFAPSLSMTLWLVLGVYLIESRFLPLPAAQRLLSLLGVAVMLVAWAFPGEYRPQAGSPLAPLHWAMGLASYGLCGVAVMHAVMLNRAERQMRSQKGQGAPAFGTPLLRLERLTFQFVGAGVVVLSLALLLGWAFTPQWRWDHKTLFAVLGWIVLTGLLTGRRVFGWRGRKATRWLYFGAGLLLLSYAGSRFVLEVVLQRAH is encoded by the coding sequence ATGTTTCTGGCCGTCCTCAGCGTGGCTGGCGCGTTGGCCTATGCGGCGGCCGCCGCCTGGGCCCATCAGCGGCCCCGCACCTGGCGTCTGGTGCTGGTGCTGGCCTGGTGCCTTCACCTCGCCGCGCTGGTGGTGGACATCGCCGGGATCGGCAGCCCGTCGGGCTTTGACGGCCATGCGGCGCGCTTCGGTTTCGCGCCGTCGCTGTCGATGACGCTCTGGCTGGTGCTGGGGGTCTATCTGATTGAAAGCCGTTTCCTGCCGTTGCCGGCGGCCCAGCGGCTATTGAGCCTGCTGGGCGTGGCGGTGATGCTGGTGGCCTGGGCCTTTCCCGGCGAATACCGGCCGCAGGCCGGCTCGCCGCTGGCGCCGCTGCACTGGGCGATGGGGCTGGCCTCCTACGGTCTGTGCGGCGTGGCGGTGATGCATGCGGTGATGCTCAACCGCGCCGAACGCCAGATGCGATCGCAGAAAGGACAGGGCGCCCCGGCCTTCGGCACCCCGCTGCTGCGGCTGGAGCGGCTGACCTTCCAGTTTGTCGGGGCGGGGGTGGTGGTGCTGTCGCTGGCCCTGCTGCTGGGTTGGGCCTTCACCCCGCAATGGCGCTGGGACCACAAGACGCTGTTCGCCGTGCTGGGCTGGATCGTGCTGACCGGTCTGCTCACCGGCCGCCGCGTCTTCGGCTGGCGTGGCCGCAAGGCCACACGCTGGCTGTACTTCGGCGCCGGGCTGTTGCTGCTGTCTTATGCGGGATCGCGGTTTGTGCTGGAAGTCGTGTTGCAGCGGGCGCACTGA
- the ffh gene encoding signal recognition particle protein, with translation MASTLTDRLSRLVKTMRGQARITESNVQDMLREVRMALLEADVALPVVRDFIARVKEKALGQEVVGSLNPGQVLVSVVHKELAATMGAGVADLNLAAQPPAIILMAGLQGAGKTTTTAKLAKHLIERRKKKVLTVSADVYRPAAIEQLKTVTRQAGAEWFPSAPDQKPHDIALAALDHARRHFFDVLLVDTAGRLAIDEALMAEIRDLHATLNPIETLFVVDAMQGQDAVNTAKAFKEALPLTGIVLTKLDGDSRGGAALSVRQITGAPIKFAGVSEKIDGLEVFDADRHAGRVLGMGDIVALVEEVQKGVDVEAAQKLAEKLKSGDGFDLNDFLAQISQMKKMGGLSGLMDKLPTQMTAKAGAADMDKAERDMKRMEGILNAMTAKERRQPALLMDGKSKASRKRRIAAGAGVQIQEVNRLLNQFDQMQGMMKKMKGGGLMKMMKRMGGMKGLKGMM, from the coding sequence ATGGCCTCCACCCTGACCGATCGACTGAGCCGCCTCGTGAAGACGATGCGCGGCCAGGCCCGCATCACCGAGAGCAATGTGCAAGACATGTTGCGCGAGGTGCGTATGGCGCTGCTGGAGGCCGACGTTGCGCTTCCAGTCGTGCGCGACTTCATCGCCCGCGTGAAGGAAAAGGCCCTCGGCCAGGAGGTCGTCGGATCACTGAACCCGGGCCAGGTGCTGGTGTCGGTCGTCCACAAGGAGCTGGCCGCCACCATGGGCGCCGGCGTGGCCGACCTCAACCTGGCGGCCCAGCCGCCCGCCATCATCCTGATGGCCGGCCTCCAAGGCGCGGGCAAGACCACGACGACCGCCAAGCTGGCCAAGCACCTGATCGAGCGGCGCAAGAAGAAGGTGCTGACGGTCTCTGCTGACGTCTACCGCCCCGCCGCCATCGAGCAGCTGAAGACGGTCACCCGCCAGGCCGGCGCCGAGTGGTTCCCCTCCGCCCCGGACCAGAAGCCGCACGACATCGCGCTGGCCGCGCTGGATCATGCCCGGCGTCATTTCTTCGACGTGCTGCTGGTGGACACCGCCGGCCGTCTGGCGATCGACGAAGCGCTGATGGCCGAGATCCGGGACCTGCACGCCACGCTCAACCCGATCGAGACGCTGTTCGTCGTCGACGCGATGCAGGGTCAGGATGCGGTCAACACCGCCAAGGCCTTCAAGGAAGCGCTGCCGCTGACCGGCATCGTGCTGACCAAGCTGGACGGCGATTCGCGCGGTGGTGCGGCGCTGTCGGTCCGTCAGATCACAGGGGCGCCGATCAAGTTCGCCGGTGTCTCTGAAAAGATCGACGGGCTGGAAGTGTTCGACGCCGACCGCCACGCCGGCCGAGTGCTCGGCATGGGCGACATCGTCGCGCTGGTCGAGGAAGTCCAGAAGGGGGTGGACGTCGAGGCGGCGCAGAAGCTGGCCGAGAAGCTCAAGTCCGGCGATGGCTTCGATCTGAACGACTTCCTGGCCCAGATCTCGCAGATGAAAAAGATGGGGGGGCTGTCCGGACTGATGGACAAGCTGCCCACGCAGATGACCGCCAAGGCCGGCGCGGCCGACATGGACAAGGCCGAGCGCGACATGAAGCGCATGGAAGGCATCCTCAACGCGATGACCGCCAAGGAGCGCCGCCAGCCCGCGCTGCTGATGGACGGCAAGAGCAAGGCCAGCCGCAAGCGCCGCATCGCCGCCGGCGCCGGCGTGCAGATCCAGGAGGTGAACCGCCTGCTGAATCAGTTCGACCAGATGCAGGGCATGATGAAGAAGATGAAGGGCGGCGGCCTGATGAAGATGATGAAGCGCATGGGCGGCATGAAGGGCCTCAAGGGCATGATGTAA
- a CDS encoding sensor histidine kinase has protein sequence MPDSSHPRSALGVSTVQRLYRAFMSARAALGLALLVTQSLASLMGARPSSWAAWLSLLYGVQAVLAWMLPRWFGGGAWPPPKDRLNLSVRQILISIGVDLVLFSLLQLLDPGGLSYSALFFMPALMAGALLPRLRALASAALCSLVLLGVAMWSVMLGLEGGLRISQAGLVGVGLFVVTLLANELSSRLAREERAARGSLEYARQQTDLNRLVIEEMDEGVMVADRRGLVRTANPAARGLLAEGATLRPGPFRLDTTPAWAPLLRALEQAFAEQHWPDAGRDLLLDFGRGSQRSLRVRMRFTMRPLDGDDLCVLFMEDNRHLEARNRQEKLAAMGRVSAGIAHEIRNPLTAISQANALLAEDCADQPRLEQLTRMVASNVERLKRIVDDVMEVAPGIAPVPLALAVAPLVREYCADWASTQRLPVGDASPLRIEIDRDHDQAVIGFDPEHLRRVLINLLDNGLRHSKPGPGSLRVQLVERGTDWVRLSVLSHGDPIPAEVERHLFEPFFSTRSRGTGLGLYICRELCERYGGRIDYRRHDPDALNEFRLLLPRLASSPVHEVAHER, from the coding sequence ATGCCGGATTCGTCCCATCCCCGCAGCGCCCTGGGCGTGAGCACCGTCCAGCGTTTGTACCGCGCCTTCATGAGCGCGCGGGCGGCATTGGGCCTGGCCCTGCTGGTCACCCAATCGCTCGCCAGCCTGATGGGCGCGCGGCCGAGTTCCTGGGCCGCCTGGCTGTCGCTGCTGTACGGCGTGCAGGCTGTGCTGGCCTGGATGCTGCCCCGCTGGTTCGGTGGCGGGGCCTGGCCGCCGCCCAAGGACCGGCTGAACCTGAGCGTGCGTCAGATTCTTATCAGCATCGGCGTCGACCTGGTGCTGTTCAGCCTGCTGCAATTGCTGGACCCGGGCGGTCTGAGCTATTCCGCGCTGTTCTTCATGCCGGCGTTGATGGCTGGCGCGCTGCTGCCGCGCTTGCGGGCCCTGGCCAGTGCGGCGCTGTGCAGCCTGGTGCTGCTGGGCGTGGCGATGTGGTCGGTGATGCTCGGGCTGGAGGGCGGTCTTCGGATCAGCCAGGCGGGGCTGGTCGGTGTCGGCCTGTTTGTGGTGACCCTGCTGGCCAATGAGCTGTCCAGCCGGCTGGCCCGCGAAGAGCGCGCCGCCCGCGGCAGCCTGGAATACGCACGTCAGCAGACCGACCTGAACCGCCTGGTCATCGAGGAAATGGATGAAGGCGTGATGGTGGCCGACCGACGCGGCCTGGTGCGCACCGCCAATCCGGCGGCGCGCGGGCTGCTGGCCGAGGGCGCCACCCTGCGGCCGGGACCGTTCCGGCTGGACACCACACCGGCCTGGGCGCCGCTTCTGCGCGCTCTGGAGCAGGCCTTTGCCGAGCAGCACTGGCCCGATGCCGGCCGCGACCTGCTGCTGGACTTCGGCCGCGGCTCGCAACGCTCGCTGCGGGTGCGCATGCGCTTCACCATGCGGCCGCTCGACGGGGACGACCTGTGCGTGCTGTTCATGGAAGACAACCGCCACCTCGAGGCCCGCAATCGGCAGGAGAAGCTGGCGGCAATGGGGCGGGTGTCCGCCGGCATCGCGCATGAGATCCGCAATCCGCTGACCGCCATTTCGCAAGCCAATGCGTTGCTGGCAGAAGACTGCGCCGATCAGCCGCGGCTGGAGCAGTTGACCCGCATGGTGGCCTCCAATGTGGAGCGGCTCAAACGCATCGTCGACGATGTCATGGAGGTCGCCCCCGGCATTGCGCCGGTGCCGCTGGCCCTGGCGGTCGCGCCGCTGGTGCGCGAATACTGTGCCGACTGGGCATCCACCCAGCGCCTGCCCGTGGGTGATGCCAGTCCGCTGCGCATCGAGATCGATCGCGACCATGATCAGGCGGTCATCGGCTTCGATCCCGAACATCTGCGGCGGGTGCTGATCAATCTGCTGGACAACGGCCTGCGCCATTCGAAGCCCGGTCCCGGCAGTTTGCGGGTCCAACTGGTGGAGCGTGGCACCGACTGGGTCCGGTTGTCGGTGCTGAGCCACGGCGATCCGATTCCGGCCGAGGTGGAGCGCCATCTTTTCGAGCCCTTCTTCTCGACCCGCAGCCGGGGCACCGGTCTCGGCCTGTACATTTGCCGTGAGCTTTGCGAGCGTTACGGCGGACGGATCGACTACCGCCGTCATGATCCCGACGCGCTGAACGAATTCCGCCTGCTGCTGCCCCGCCTCGCCTCCTCACCCGTCCACGAAGTTGCCCATGAGCGCTGA
- a CDS encoding sigma-54-dependent transcriptional regulator, which yields MSADPRLLVVDDEPDLRTLYEMTLLREGYTLDSAGTVEDALELLGSRRYDAVITDMRLPDGNGLDLLRWLEQHGRTERAVVITAYGSPENAVEALKAGAFDYLTKPVDLRQFRMVVASALGRVTRAEEMAVRPSGSAASAAANVAREQAKAAPPVSMPGTGAVKDAFRDGASDADGPASLRDPVMPPLTQTSPPPASAPTATEPSAAAVRKPAATRAKPPLTGSTSALERLVGDSVAMRQVRELIEKVARSMAPVLLNGESGTGKELVARAIHDVSARRPQPFVAVNCGAIPEQLLEAEFFGYRKGAFTGATEDREGFFQAAHGGTLFLDEIGDLPLAMQSKLLRALQERSVRPVGAVAEMPVNVRLLSATHKDLAAEVAAGRFRQDLYYRLNVIQIRVPPLRERMEDLVPISARVLSRIAGDAGVEPVPQLTPAALAALARYSFPGNVRELENLLHRALALSGGDGIDVADLGLPDSLLGGPEGVDIPFDVADAVEVVAMPPEVTGSAPLPTDLAVYLDDVERRILLRALEQHRNNRTAAGASLGLSLRQMRYRMARLEISLGGEEA from the coding sequence ATGAGCGCTGATCCCCGATTGCTGGTCGTCGACGACGAGCCCGACCTGCGCACCCTGTATGAGATGACGCTGCTGCGCGAGGGCTACACCCTGGACAGCGCCGGCACCGTGGAAGATGCGCTGGAGCTGCTGGGCTCGCGTCGCTACGACGCGGTCATCACCGACATGCGCCTGCCCGACGGCAACGGCCTGGACCTGCTGCGCTGGCTGGAACAGCATGGTCGGACCGAGCGTGCGGTCGTGATCACCGCTTACGGCTCGCCGGAGAACGCGGTGGAAGCGCTGAAGGCCGGCGCCTTTGATTACCTGACCAAGCCGGTGGACCTGCGCCAGTTCCGGATGGTGGTGGCTTCGGCGCTGGGCCGCGTCACCCGTGCCGAAGAAATGGCCGTCCGACCGTCCGGCAGTGCCGCCAGTGCGGCGGCGAACGTCGCGCGCGAGCAGGCCAAGGCGGCCCCACCGGTCTCCATGCCCGGAACGGGCGCGGTGAAGGATGCCTTTCGCGATGGCGCCTCCGATGCCGACGGTCCCGCCTCGCTGCGCGATCCGGTGATGCCGCCGCTGACGCAGACCTCGCCGCCGCCGGCGAGCGCGCCGACCGCCACCGAGCCTTCCGCAGCCGCCGTGCGCAAGCCAGCGGCTACGCGGGCGAAGCCGCCGCTGACCGGTTCGACCTCCGCGCTGGAGCGGCTGGTCGGTGACTCGGTGGCGATGCGCCAAGTGCGCGAACTGATCGAGAAGGTGGCGCGCAGCATGGCGCCGGTGCTGCTCAATGGCGAGTCGGGCACCGGCAAGGAACTGGTGGCGCGCGCCATCCATGATGTGAGCGCGCGCCGGCCGCAGCCGTTCGTCGCGGTGAACTGCGGTGCCATCCCGGAGCAGTTGCTGGAAGCCGAGTTCTTCGGTTATCGCAAGGGCGCTTTCACCGGCGCCACCGAAGACCGCGAGGGCTTCTTCCAAGCCGCGCACGGCGGCACCCTGTTCCTGGATGAAATCGGTGACCTGCCGCTGGCCATGCAGTCCAAGCTGCTGCGCGCGCTGCAGGAACGCTCGGTGCGGCCGGTCGGCGCGGTCGCTGAAATGCCGGTGAATGTGCGGCTGCTCAGCGCCACCCACAAGGATCTGGCGGCTGAAGTCGCGGCCGGACGTTTCCGCCAGGACTTGTATTACCGGCTCAATGTCATCCAGATCCGTGTGCCGCCGCTGCGCGAGCGCATGGAGGACCTGGTACCGATCAGCGCCCGTGTACTGTCGCGCATCGCCGGCGACGCGGGCGTGGAGCCGGTGCCGCAACTGACGCCCGCCGCGTTGGCCGCGCTGGCGCGCTACAGCTTCCCCGGCAATGTGCGCGAGCTGGAGAACCTGCTCCATCGCGCGCTGGCGCTGTCCGGCGGCGACGGCATCGACGTGGCTGACCTCGGCCTGCCCGACAGCCTGTTGGGCGGCCCGGAAGGGGTGGACATCCCCTTCGATGTCGCCGATGCGGTCGAGGTGGTGGCCATGCCGCCCGAGGTCACCGGCTCCGCGCCGCTGCCCACCGATCTGGCGGTCTATCTGGACGATGTGGAGCGCCGCATCCTCCTGCGTGCGCTGGAACAGCATCGCAACAACCGCACCGCCGCCGGCGCCAGCCTGGGTCTGTCGCTGCGGCAGATGCGCTACCGCATGGCCCGGCTGGAGATTTCGCTGGGTGGCGAAGAGGCCTGA
- a CDS encoding PP0621 family protein: protein MKLLFWVLVLAVFFFLLGFKRARPKRPPAPQAPAPTPAPALPEDMVSCAECGMHLPASEALPGRGGQFCSAAHRTSHEARLSQTPDRTGGRN, encoded by the coding sequence ATGAAGCTGCTCTTCTGGGTCTTGGTGCTGGCCGTGTTCTTCTTCCTGCTCGGCTTCAAGCGGGCGCGCCCGAAGCGCCCGCCGGCGCCGCAGGCACCGGCGCCCACGCCAGCGCCAGCGCTGCCGGAGGACATGGTCAGTTGCGCCGAATGCGGCATGCACCTGCCTGCCAGCGAGGCCCTGCCCGGACGCGGCGGCCAGTTCTGCAGCGCGGCCCATCGCACCAGCCACGAGGCGCGACTGTCACAGACGCCCGATCGCACCGGTGGCCGGAACTGA